In one Ictalurus punctatus breed USDA103 chromosome 19, Coco_2.0, whole genome shotgun sequence genomic region, the following are encoded:
- the LOC128635371 gene encoding cystine/glutamate transporter-like has protein sequence MLARGDIYQLINFASFSCWFFIALVTLGLLIHRYRFPDHPRTFKVPLAVPVIFTVVCFFIVGLSLYSDPWNTGCSFAVTFTGIPVYYLTIKHSYIPNRWRKAINYYTNQLQILLEVVQQEVQTY, from the exons AGACATTTATCAACTGATCAACTTTGCTTCTTTCTCGTGCTGGTTCTTCATCGCCCTGGTTACACTGGGGCTTCTCATCCATCGCTATCGATTCCCAGACCATCCACGAACATTTAAG GTTCCTCTGGCTGTTCCTGTGATCTTCACGGTGGTGTGTTTCTTTATCGTGGGTCTGTCTCTGTATTCAGACCCCTGGAACACAGGTTGCAGTTTTGCTGTTACTTTCACTGGAATCCCAGTGTACTACCTGACCATAAAGCACTCGTATATACCGAACCGTTGGAGAAAAGCCATCA ATTACTACACTAACCAACTTCAGATCTTGTTGGAGGTGGTACAGCAAGAAGTTCAGACCTACTGA
- the LOC108279700 gene encoding cystine/glutamate transporter isoform X1, producing the protein MSVVRGTKAKMASQKEECEGKEDRVHLRRSISLVPAVSFIMGTMIGSGIFITPKGVHINTGSVGLSLVVWALCGLLSTFGALCYAELGTSFKKSGGHYTYLLETLGPLPAFLMLWSEFIFIRPAVTGYIALAFGHYVIEPFFTPCQAPLLLIKVASFLGMTLLVAVNCWSVSLSSRTQVILLIVKLLSLVLIIVPGIVALAKGQTENFQNGFNFEALTLTKLPLAFYAGLYAYSGWFSLNFVTEEVINPKRNIPLAIILSMITVTTLYVLVNVAYYTMMTENELLISDAVAVTFASKALPRMASLVPILVAMSCLGTMNAGIFSVPRMLFVAAREGQWPTLFSMIHIRRKTPMPAVLLLCPLVVIMLARGDFYQLINFASFSYWFFIALVTLGLLVHRYRFPDHPRTFKVPLAVPVIFTMVCFFIVGLSLYSDPWNTGCSFAVTFTGIPVYYLTIKHSYIPNRWRKAINYYTNQLQILLEVVVTEGPTEGAQTLH; encoded by the exons ATGTCCGTTGTGAGGGGAACTAAAGCAAAGATGGCGAGCCAGAAAGAGGAGTGTGAAGGGAAGGAAGATCGGGTTCATCTGAGACGCAGCATTAGTCTGGTGCCTGCAGTCTCCTTCATCATGGGCACCATGATTGGCAGCGGGATCTTCATCACCCCCAAAGGAGTGCACATCAATACAGGCAGTGTGGGACTCTCCCTAGTGGTCTGGGCGCTCTGTGGACTCCTCTCCACGTTTG GTGCCTTGTGCTATGCTGAGTTGGGGACCAGTTTCAAAAAGTCTGGTGGCCATTACACATATTTACTTGAGACCCTTGGGCCACTTCCTGCTTTCCTGATGCTTTGGTCTGAGTTCATTTTCATCAG ACCTGCAGTGACTGGGTATATTGCACTGGCTTTTGGACACTATGTCATAGAACCTTTTTTCACGCCATGCCAAGCTCCTCTACTATTAATCAAAGTGGCCAGTTTTCTTGGAATGA CACTTTTGGTGGCAGTGAACTGCTGGAGTGTATCACTGTCCTCTCGTACACAGGTCATCCTCTTGATCGTTAAGCTCCTTAGTCTGGTTCTGATCATTGTCCCAGGAATTGTGGCTCTGGCCAAAG GCCAAACCGAAAACTTCCAGAATGGTTTTAACTTCGAGGCGCTCACACTGACAAAGCTGCCTTTAGCCTTCTACGCTGGACTTTATGCCTATTCTGGATG GTTTTCATTAAACTTTGTGACAGAGGAGGTTATCAATCCAAAAAG AAACATTCCATTGGCCATCATTTTGTCCATGATCACAGTTACTACATTATACGTGCTGGTGAATGTAGCGTATTATACTATGATGACCGAAAACGAGCTGCTGATATCCGATGCAGTAGCAGTG ACTTTCGCCAGCAAAGCTCTGCCCAGGATGGCATCACTGGTGCCCATACTGGTGGCCATGTCCTGTCTTGGGACCATGAACGCAGGGATCTTTTCAGTACCGAG aatgttaTTTGTGGCTGCCAGAGAGGGGCAATGGCCAACCCTGTTCTCCATGATACACATACGAAGAAAGACACCAATGCCTGCTGTACTATTGCTG tgccctctagtggttaTCATGTTGGCAAGAGGGGACTTTTATCAACTGATCAACTTTGCTTCTTTCTCGTACTGGTTCTTCATCGCCCTGGTTACACTGGGGCTTCTCGTCCATCGCTATCGATTCCCAGACCATCCACGAACATTTAAG GTTCCTCTGGCTGTTCCAGTGATCTTCACGATGGTGTGTTTCTTTATCGTGGGTCTGTCTCTGTATTCAGACCCCTGGAACACAGGTTGCAGTTTTGCTGTTACTTTCACTGGAATCCCAGTGTACTACCTGACCATAAAGCACTCGTATATACCGAACCGTTGGAGAAAAGCCATCA ATTACTACACTAACCAACTTCAGATCTTGTTGGAGGTGGTAGTTACTGAAGGACCTACTGAAGGAGCACAAACATTACACTAA
- the LOC108279700 gene encoding cystine/glutamate transporter isoform X2, with product MSVVRGTKAKMASQKEECEGKEDRVHLRRSISLVPAVSFIMGTMIGSGIFITPKGVHINTGSVGLSLVVWALCGLLSTFALLVAVNCWSVSLSSRTQVILLIVKLLSLVLIIVPGIVALAKGQTENFQNGFNFEALTLTKLPLAFYAGLYAYSGWFSLNFVTEEVINPKRNIPLAIILSMITVTTLYVLVNVAYYTMMTENELLISDAVAVTFASKALPRMASLVPILVAMSCLGTMNAGIFSVPRMLFVAAREGQWPTLFSMIHIRRKTPMPAVLLLCPLVVIMLARGDFYQLINFASFSYWFFIALVTLGLLVHRYRFPDHPRTFKVPLAVPVIFTMVCFFIVGLSLYSDPWNTGCSFAVTFTGIPVYYLTIKHSYIPNRWRKAINYYTNQLQILLEVVVTEGPTEGAQTLH from the exons ATGTCCGTTGTGAGGGGAACTAAAGCAAAGATGGCGAGCCAGAAAGAGGAGTGTGAAGGGAAGGAAGATCGGGTTCATCTGAGACGCAGCATTAGTCTGGTGCCTGCAGTCTCCTTCATCATGGGCACCATGATTGGCAGCGGGATCTTCATCACCCCCAAAGGAGTGCACATCAATACAGGCAGTGTGGGACTCTCCCTAGTGGTCTGGGCGCTCTGTGGACTCCTCTCCACGTTTG CACTTTTGGTGGCAGTGAACTGCTGGAGTGTATCACTGTCCTCTCGTACACAGGTCATCCTCTTGATCGTTAAGCTCCTTAGTCTGGTTCTGATCATTGTCCCAGGAATTGTGGCTCTGGCCAAAG GCCAAACCGAAAACTTCCAGAATGGTTTTAACTTCGAGGCGCTCACACTGACAAAGCTGCCTTTAGCCTTCTACGCTGGACTTTATGCCTATTCTGGATG GTTTTCATTAAACTTTGTGACAGAGGAGGTTATCAATCCAAAAAG AAACATTCCATTGGCCATCATTTTGTCCATGATCACAGTTACTACATTATACGTGCTGGTGAATGTAGCGTATTATACTATGATGACCGAAAACGAGCTGCTGATATCCGATGCAGTAGCAGTG ACTTTCGCCAGCAAAGCTCTGCCCAGGATGGCATCACTGGTGCCCATACTGGTGGCCATGTCCTGTCTTGGGACCATGAACGCAGGGATCTTTTCAGTACCGAG aatgttaTTTGTGGCTGCCAGAGAGGGGCAATGGCCAACCCTGTTCTCCATGATACACATACGAAGAAAGACACCAATGCCTGCTGTACTATTGCTG tgccctctagtggttaTCATGTTGGCAAGAGGGGACTTTTATCAACTGATCAACTTTGCTTCTTTCTCGTACTGGTTCTTCATCGCCCTGGTTACACTGGGGCTTCTCGTCCATCGCTATCGATTCCCAGACCATCCACGAACATTTAAG GTTCCTCTGGCTGTTCCAGTGATCTTCACGATGGTGTGTTTCTTTATCGTGGGTCTGTCTCTGTATTCAGACCCCTGGAACACAGGTTGCAGTTTTGCTGTTACTTTCACTGGAATCCCAGTGTACTACCTGACCATAAAGCACTCGTATATACCGAACCGTTGGAGAAAAGCCATCA ATTACTACACTAACCAACTTCAGATCTTGTTGGAGGTGGTAGTTACTGAAGGACCTACTGAAGGAGCACAAACATTACACTAA
- the LOC128635370 gene encoding cystine/glutamate transporter-like isoform X2 has translation MSVVRGTKAKMASQKEECEGKEDRVHLRRSISLVPAVSFIMGTMIGSGIFIAPKGVHINTGSVGLSLVVWALCGLLSTFALLVAVNCWSVSLSSRTQVILLIVKLLSLVLIIVPGIVALAKGQTENFQNGFNFEALTLTKLPLAFYAGLYAYSGWFSLNFVTEEVINPKRNIPLAIILSMITVTTLYVLVNVAYYTMMTENELLISDAVAVTFASKALPRMASLVPILVAMSCLGTMNAGIFSVPRMLFVAAREGQWPTLFSMIHIRRKTPMPAVLLLCPLVVIMLARGDIYQLINFASFSRWFFIALVTLGLLVHRYRFPDHPRTFKVPLAVPVIFTMVCFFIVGLSLYSDPWNTGCSFAVIFTGIPVYYLTIKHSYIPNRWRKAINYYTNQLQILLEVVQQEIQTY, from the exons ATGTCCGTTGTGAGGGGAACTAAAGCAAAGATGGCGAGCCAGAAAGAGGAGTGTGAAGGGAAGGAAGATCGGGTTCATCTGAGACGCAGCATTAGTCTGGTGCCTGCAGTCTCCTTCATCATGGGCACCATGATTGGCAGCGGGATCTTCATCGCTCCCAAAGGAGTGCACATCAATACAGGCAGTGTGGGACTCTCCCTAGTGGTCTGGGCGCTCTGTGGACTCCTCTCCACGTTTG CACTTTTGGTGGCAGTGAACTGCTGGAGTGTATCACTGTCCTCTCGTACACAGGTCATCCTCTTGATCGTTAAGCTCCTTAGTCTGGTTCTGATCATTGTCCCAGGAATTGTGGCTCTGGCCAAAG GCCAAACCGAAAACTTCCAGAATGGTTTTAACTTCGAGGCGCTCACACTGACAAAGCTGCCTTTAGCCTTCTACGCGGGACTTTATGCCTATTCTGGATG GTTTTCATTAAACTTTGTGACAGAGGAGGTTATCAATCCAAAAAG AAACATTCCATTGGCCATCATTTTGTCCATGATCACAGTTACTACATTATACGTGCTGGTGAATGTAGCGTATTATACTATGATGACCGAAAACGAGCTGCTGATATCCGATGCAGTAGCAGTG ACTTTCGCCAGCAAAGCTCTGCCCAGGATGGCATCACTGGTGCCCATACTGGTGGCCATGTCCTGTCTTGGGACCATGAACGCAGGGATCTTTTCAGTACCGAG aatgttaTTTGTGGCTGCCAGAGAGGGGCAATGGCCAACCCTGTTCTCCATGATACACATACGAAGAAAGACACCAATGCCTGCTGTACTATTGCTG tgccctctagtggttaTCATGTTGGCAAGAGGAGACATTTATCAACTGATCAACTTTGCTTCTTTCTCGCGCTGGTTCTTCATCGCCCTGGTTACACTGGGGCTTCTCGTCCATCGCTATCGATTCCCAGACCATCCACGAACATTTAAG GTTCCTCTGGCTGTTCCAGTGATCTTCACGATGGTGTGTTTCTTTATCGTGGGTCTGTCTCTGTATTCAGACCCCTGGAACACAGGTTGCAGTTTTGCTGTTATTTTCACTGGAATCCCAGTGTACTACCTGACCATAAAGCACTCGTATATACCGAACCGTTGGAGAAAAGCCATCA ATTACTACACTAACCAACTTCAGATCTTGTTGGAGGTGGTACAGCAAGAAATTCAGACCTACTGA
- the LOC128635370 gene encoding cystine/glutamate transporter-like isoform X1 gives MSVVRGTKAKMASQKEECEGKEDRVHLRRSISLVPAVSFIMGTMIGSGIFIAPKGVHINTGSVGLSLVVWALCGLLSTFGALCYAELGTSFKKSGGHYTYLLETLGPLPAFLMLWSEFIFIRPAVTGYIALAFGHYVIEPFFTPCQAPLLLIKVASFLGMTLLVAVNCWSVSLSSRTQVILLIVKLLSLVLIIVPGIVALAKGQTENFQNGFNFEALTLTKLPLAFYAGLYAYSGWFSLNFVTEEVINPKRNIPLAIILSMITVTTLYVLVNVAYYTMMTENELLISDAVAVTFASKALPRMASLVPILVAMSCLGTMNAGIFSVPRMLFVAAREGQWPTLFSMIHIRRKTPMPAVLLLCPLVVIMLARGDIYQLINFASFSRWFFIALVTLGLLVHRYRFPDHPRTFKVPLAVPVIFTMVCFFIVGLSLYSDPWNTGCSFAVIFTGIPVYYLTIKHSYIPNRWRKAINYYTNQLQILLEVVQQEIQTY, from the exons ATGTCCGTTGTGAGGGGAACTAAAGCAAAGATGGCGAGCCAGAAAGAGGAGTGTGAAGGGAAGGAAGATCGGGTTCATCTGAGACGCAGCATTAGTCTGGTGCCTGCAGTCTCCTTCATCATGGGCACCATGATTGGCAGCGGGATCTTCATCGCTCCCAAAGGAGTGCACATCAATACAGGCAGTGTGGGACTCTCCCTAGTGGTCTGGGCGCTCTGTGGACTCCTCTCCACGTTTG GTGCCTTGTGCTATGCTGAGTTGGGGACCAGTTTCAAAAAGTCTGGTGGCCATTACACATATTTACTTGAGACCCTTGGGCCACTTCCTGCTTTCCTGATGCTTTGGTCTGAGTTCATTTTCATCAG ACCTGCAGTGACTGGGTATATTGCACTGGCTTTTGGACACTATGTCATAGAACCTTTTTTCACGCCATGCCAAGCTCCTCTACTATTAATCAAAGTGGCCAGTTTTCTTGGAATGA CACTTTTGGTGGCAGTGAACTGCTGGAGTGTATCACTGTCCTCTCGTACACAGGTCATCCTCTTGATCGTTAAGCTCCTTAGTCTGGTTCTGATCATTGTCCCAGGAATTGTGGCTCTGGCCAAAG GCCAAACCGAAAACTTCCAGAATGGTTTTAACTTCGAGGCGCTCACACTGACAAAGCTGCCTTTAGCCTTCTACGCGGGACTTTATGCCTATTCTGGATG GTTTTCATTAAACTTTGTGACAGAGGAGGTTATCAATCCAAAAAG AAACATTCCATTGGCCATCATTTTGTCCATGATCACAGTTACTACATTATACGTGCTGGTGAATGTAGCGTATTATACTATGATGACCGAAAACGAGCTGCTGATATCCGATGCAGTAGCAGTG ACTTTCGCCAGCAAAGCTCTGCCCAGGATGGCATCACTGGTGCCCATACTGGTGGCCATGTCCTGTCTTGGGACCATGAACGCAGGGATCTTTTCAGTACCGAG aatgttaTTTGTGGCTGCCAGAGAGGGGCAATGGCCAACCCTGTTCTCCATGATACACATACGAAGAAAGACACCAATGCCTGCTGTACTATTGCTG tgccctctagtggttaTCATGTTGGCAAGAGGAGACATTTATCAACTGATCAACTTTGCTTCTTTCTCGCGCTGGTTCTTCATCGCCCTGGTTACACTGGGGCTTCTCGTCCATCGCTATCGATTCCCAGACCATCCACGAACATTTAAG GTTCCTCTGGCTGTTCCAGTGATCTTCACGATGGTGTGTTTCTTTATCGTGGGTCTGTCTCTGTATTCAGACCCCTGGAACACAGGTTGCAGTTTTGCTGTTATTTTCACTGGAATCCCAGTGTACTACCTGACCATAAAGCACTCGTATATACCGAACCGTTGGAGAAAAGCCATCA ATTACTACACTAACCAACTTCAGATCTTGTTGGAGGTGGTACAGCAAGAAATTCAGACCTACTGA